The Nostoc sp. 'Peltigera membranacea cyanobiont' N6 genome contains the following window.
TTGTAGAGAGGCTTTTGCCAGCCTTTGTAATATGTCTACCTGATCCGAGCAGGAATTAGACAGACAATCTAATATCCTATTTTATTCACAGGTGGTAAGTCAAGCTTTTATTTGCCAAAATTCGTGGTGGCGATCGCTTACCCAAAAATCAGAATTCATGCTTATTAGTTCAATAATGCTTCCATCTTAGGGCTGACTTTTATAAACTAGTAGAAATATTTTAGACTCAAACTTATAGTTTCTTGTCAATATCCACATATTTTTATGCTTTGTTTTAAGATTAAATTTACAGGCTTAATCTAATAGTTCTTTACAGAATTTAGGGAATTGACAAAATCAAATTTTTACATTCAAACCTGATATTCAAAACAGGAGATGGATTGTCATGACACAGCAAAATGCTACCCGACTTTTTCAAGCAGTAAAACAAGATCAAGCATTACAGCAAAGACTCAAGGCAACAGCGGATCCAGAAGCCTTCGTTAAGATTGCCAAAGAGCGTGGCTATGATTTCACGGCTGATGAACTGGAAAATGAAATCAACAAGTTATCTGAAGAAGATTTAGCCGCTATTGTCAATCCAGGATGGGGAACTAGACGACACCTTAATCCTAGATAATTTCTATTCTAAGAAACTGAAAGTATAGGAACAACTGAATTAACAAGTTTTGCTCCTCAAGGGATACCGTTGCATCATCTCCTTGAGGAGCATTTATATTAAACTAAGCAACTCTGCTTCCGATCTCGCCACCTGCTTAACTAATGAGTTAGGATGACTATATTTTAATCAGGTGATATGGAAAGAATAGAAGTTGAGCAAAGAACCATTTTAATTGGTTTGGCGGGTAGTCACGGCTATGGCTTAAATCGTCCTGATTCAGACTTTGATTATCGGGGAATATTTATCGCACCCAAAAGGTACTACTTGGGATTCGATCGCATCGAACAAAAAGATACTGGTTGGGATGAACCAGGAATATTTCCATTTGTTGATGGGAACAAAGACACAGTTATATATGAATTAAGAAAAATCCTCCAGTTATTAGCGGGTGCAAATCCCAATGTTTTAGAATTGCTCTGGTTAAATAACTATCCTTTCGTCAACACAGTTGGACAGCATTTAATTAATCATAAGCAGCTATTTTTGAGTAAGAAGGTAAAACATACTTACACTGGTTATGCCTTTGCTCAAATCAAAAAGATGGAAACTCATCGTAAATGGTTATTAAAGCCACCGCAAAAAAAACCAATCCCATCTGACTTTGCCATAGAAGACGAAGCACCCCTCAGTAAAGATGAGCTAAATGCTTTTCTGGAGTATCTTTATAACTTAATCAGAGGACGGATTGAGTTTTTGGAAGAAGCGGAGCAATTATACCAATTGTTAACAGCAGATATTGATTTTAAAGGTGTCTTAAAACAATATACTTTGCCCGATGAGACTTTAGAATATACTCAACATTTAACCAATAGCCGTAAAGATTTTATCCGTCTGCTTCAAAAAAGCCAAAGTTATCAAATAGCTTTAAGAGAATGGAAAGCTTACTTATCTTGGCAAGAAAATAGAAATCCGGCTAGGGCAGAAATGGAAAGAAAATCAGGTTTTGACCTTAAACATGGGATGCACTGCATTAGATTGTTACGCAGTGGAGTAGAAATATTGCGACAAGGTGAAGTGATTGTAGATAGAAGAATAGCTGGTGATGTTGAGGATTTAAAAGCTATTTTAAAGGGTGAGTATTCTTATGAGCAGGTGATGAAAATGGCAGAAGATTTAGTTGCAGAAATGGAAGTTGTTTCCGAACAGTCTGCCCTACCTCACAAACCTGATTTGGAGCAAATTAATGACTTGTGTATGGAATTAGTAGAAATGCAAAATTGGTAAATAAAAAAGTGAAGCCTTGGGAATTATGAGTTTTTAACTCTGACATTTTATAACCTGAAAATTAGGAAAGGGAAAGTAATTCCCAATTCTCTCCCTTTCCTTAAAAGCTACTTCCTTTCTGGATGCGCTGCATCCTCTGGTGAAGGATTACCCATCTGATTAATTGTGGCAATCATCTGATATAATCGCCCTAAATCGCGTTGATTGAAGTACAAAATGAGGCGGGGCAGTTCAGCAGTTTCATCTTGTGCTTCTTGAGGTAATGCCTGACTTTTTTCAATCCGTCCTTTAACAAGAATGTCACCAAAATCAGCATTGAGTTGCTTTACAAGAACCTCTGATATATCTGTCTTCAAGCGAATGACTAATTGATCGCTGACATAACGACAGGAGTGATAAACCTGGTAAAAACGAGTAATGGCATCACAAGCGACATCCAGATTATCTGTCACCGTGTAAAGGCTGGGGTCTTCAGGACTGACAAGACCATTTTCCACTAATTGCTTATCAATATATTTGCTCCAAGATCGCCAATAATCACCACCAGGGCGATCGATTAAAACCAGAGGGACTGGGCCAAATTTACCATTCTGGGTTAATGTCATACATTCAAAAGCTTCGTCTTGAGTGCCAAAGCCTCCCGGAAATAAGGCTATAGCATCACTTTCTTTAAGGAGAAAAAGCTTGCGGGTAAAGAAATATTTAAAGTTAATTAGCTTGGGATCGCCTTCTATAAAAGGGTTTGCTTCCTGTTCAAAGGGTAACTGAATGTTTAATCCAAAGGAATTTTCTCGCCCAGCGCCTTCGTTACCCGCCTGCATGATTCCACCGCCGCCGCCGGTCATCACCATAAATCCTAATTGAGAAATAGTACGAGCAAACTCAAGGGCCATTTGGTACTCTGGTGTATCTGGTGCTAGACGAGCAGAACCGAAGATGGTGACTTTGCGAACGTGTCGGTAATCATAAAACAACTGGAAACCGCGTTCCATATCTGCTAACGCAGCCGACAAGATTTTCCAGTCAAGACGCTCAATCTCGGTATCAGCTAGACGAACAATGGTAGCAAGTGCTTGCTGAATAAGTTGCCGATTTTTTAAAGTCGGTAAACGAGCGATTAATTCAGCGATATCCGCCTGTAAAGACTCTAATGTGTCAAATGACGCAGATGAAGTCATGAGAACTGCTGCAACAATGGCATTATATTCTACGTGAATGGCTCACACTCTAGCAAGCGGGATATAGCCCTGTAATGTAGAGTTAGAACTCTCAGAACTTGGCGCTTTAACCTCTTGTCTTTGTGTTCTCTGTGTCTAGAGTGGTTTGTTTATTTGGATATTTGATAAGCTTTAACAAAATAACAGTTAAAAAATCTAACAATTTTAGTAAACATACTCACTACATTTGCCACCCTTGTATTTTTAGGTAAATGTAGTTTTTTAGGTATTTGTAAAGTGTTGGGGAGTCTAGCAGATGAAGATACTGGTACTGAGTTGGGAGTTTCCGCCCAGGATTGTTGGGGGAATTGCGCGGCACGTAGCGGAGTTGTACCCAGAACTGGTAAAGCTAGGGCATGAAATCCACCTGATTACGGCCGAGTTTGGTCAGGCATCAATGTATGAGGTGGTTGAGGGAGTAAAGGTACATCGCGTGCCTGTGGCGTATAGTAACGACTTTTTCCACTGGGTAGTCAATCTCAACCTGAGTATGGGACATCATGGTGGTAAGTTGATTTTGGAAGAAGGGCCGTTTGATTTAATTCATGCCCATGATTGGTTAGTGGGAGATGCAGCGATCGCTCTCAAGCATAGTTTTAAAATACCACTAGTTGCCACAATTCATGCTACAGAATACGGACGCTACAACGGTATTCACACAGATATCCAAGGCTATATAAATGGCAAAGAAAACTTGCTGGCTTTCAACGCCTGGCGGATTATCGTTTGTAGTGATTATATGCGCCAAGAAGTAGAACGAGCATTACACAGTCCTTGGGACAAAATCGATGTCATTTATAACGGTATCCGAGCCGAAAAGAAGCAGCATCACGTAGATTTTCATGCGCTGGATTTTCGCCGCCAATTTGCCACAGACAATGAGAAAATCGTTTATTACCTTGGTCGTATGACTTACGAAAAGGGTGTACCGATATTACTCAATGCTGCACCCAAGATCCTTTCAGAAATGGGAGGTAATGTTAAATTTGTCATCGTCGGTGGCGGCAATACTGACCATCTCAAGCGTCAAGCCTGGAATTTAGGAATTTGGCATCATTGCTATTTTACCGGTTTTCTCTCCGATGATTACTTGGATAAATTCCAAACTGTCGCTAATTGTGCTGTGTTTCCCAGCCTTTACGAACCCTTTGGAATTGTCGCTTTAGAAAGCTTTGCTTCCCGTGTTCCCGTAGTGGTTTCTGATACTGGTGGTTTTCCCGAAGTAGTGCAACATACCAAAACAGGTATTGTGACTTGGACGAACAATCCCGATTCTTTAGCTTGGGGAATTTTGGAAGTCTTGAAAAATCCAGGTTATCGGCAATGGCTGGTAGATAACGCTTATGAGGATTTAGAGCGCCGCTTTAGCTGGCCAAAATTAGCTAGGGAAACTGAAGAAGTATATCAGCGAGTTGTGCAGGAGCGATCGCAAATTACCTGGTAATCAATCAAGTATACTGTTCTATGTATGACATCAGGGACAGCTAAATGAAGCTGTCCTTGACCAGTGGATAAATGTAAACTTTGTTTAAAGTTGCATAAAATCCTAATGAACTTTTGATAAATCCAGAATAGGCACTGCTGTAATTTCTTCAGCAGTGCAAATTTAATCTGGTTTTGGCGTTGCTTAATAGCAGTATGTATCAATCCAAAGAATAGAGACGGGATAGTTCACACCTCTACAAAGGTTTTGAAATCAAACTGAATCAGCAACGCCAAACTTTCCTATTCAGTCATCTCCTAGAAAGAAATCTAATTTATGGCGATCTCAACCGAACTAAGTGTTAACTCAGGTACGTCTGCGATCAAAGCCTCTACCCGTACTGGAATGGGGGCTATTCCCTACAAAGGAGGAACAGCCTTTCGGGTTTGGGCGCCATTTGCTTCAGCAGTTTACGTGGCTGGAGATTTTAATCAATGGTCTACAACAGCAAATCTCCTCGCCTCGGAAAATAATGGACACTGGTCTGTGGATGTTCCTGAAGCTAAAGAAGGTCAAAAGTACCGCTATGTGATTCAAGGTGATTTCATTCCGGCTGATTCTGTATGGTGGCGTACCGATCCCTACTGCAAACATGTCCTCGATAATGACGGCGCGGATGGTGTAATTGTCGCAGATAAGTTTGACTGGGGA
Protein-coding sequences here:
- a CDS encoding Nif11-like leader peptide family natural product precursor; the encoded protein is MTQQNATRLFQAVKQDQALQQRLKATADPEAFVKIAKERGYDFTADELENEINKLSEEDLAAIVNPGWGTRRHLNPR
- a CDS encoding nucleotidyltransferase domain-containing protein encodes the protein MERIEVEQRTILIGLAGSHGYGLNRPDSDFDYRGIFIAPKRYYLGFDRIEQKDTGWDEPGIFPFVDGNKDTVIYELRKILQLLAGANPNVLELLWLNNYPFVNTVGQHLINHKQLFLSKKVKHTYTGYAFAQIKKMETHRKWLLKPPQKKPIPSDFAIEDEAPLSKDELNAFLEYLYNLIRGRIEFLEEAEQLYQLLTADIDFKGVLKQYTLPDETLEYTQHLTNSRKDFIRLLQKSQSYQIALREWKAYLSWQENRNPARAEMERKSGFDLKHGMHCIRLLRSGVEILRQGEVIVDRRIAGDVEDLKAILKGEYSYEQVMKMAEDLVAEMEVVSEQSALPHKPDLEQINDLCMELVEMQNW
- a CDS encoding LOG family protein, with the protein product MTSSASFDTLESLQADIAELIARLPTLKNRQLIQQALATIVRLADTEIERLDWKILSAALADMERGFQLFYDYRHVRKVTIFGSARLAPDTPEYQMALEFARTISQLGFMVMTGGGGGIMQAGNEGAGRENSFGLNIQLPFEQEANPFIEGDPKLINFKYFFTRKLFLLKESDAIALFPGGFGTQDEAFECMTLTQNGKFGPVPLVLIDRPGGDYWRSWSKYIDKQLVENGLVSPEDPSLYTVTDNLDVACDAITRFYQVYHSCRYVSDQLVIRLKTDISEVLVKQLNADFGDILVKGRIEKSQALPQEAQDETAELPRLILYFNQRDLGRLYQMIATINQMGNPSPEDAAHPERK
- a CDS encoding glycosyltransferase family 4 protein, whose translation is MKILVLSWEFPPRIVGGIARHVAELYPELVKLGHEIHLITAEFGQASMYEVVEGVKVHRVPVAYSNDFFHWVVNLNLSMGHHGGKLILEEGPFDLIHAHDWLVGDAAIALKHSFKIPLVATIHATEYGRYNGIHTDIQGYINGKENLLAFNAWRIIVCSDYMRQEVERALHSPWDKIDVIYNGIRAEKKQHHVDFHALDFRRQFATDNEKIVYYLGRMTYEKGVPILLNAAPKILSEMGGNVKFVIVGGGNTDHLKRQAWNLGIWHHCYFTGFLSDDYLDKFQTVANCAVFPSLYEPFGIVALESFASRVPVVVSDTGGFPEVVQHTKTGIVTWTNNPDSLAWGILEVLKNPGYRQWLVDNAYEDLERRFSWPKLARETEEVYQRVVQERSQITW